The following coding sequences lie in one Nitratireductor mangrovi genomic window:
- a CDS encoding ABC transporter ATP-binding protein codes for MSVPSPDDAFIALRGVSKRFASVVANRLVDLSVRRGEIVALAGENGAGKSTIVNMLSGLIEPDEGTILLEGIPARLNSPLASVEAGIGTVHQHYMLVPTLSGLDNIALQLGELGRGRLDRAGLARRVAEVSGALGFDIELDRRIDSLDVAQQQRIEIVKAMMHRVKLLILDEPTAVLGADDKRHLFDTIRRLREHGTSVILITHKLEDIFAVADRAVIMKAGSVVAQADVEALTPAAIVGHMVGASDVQEAEAIVKGFGRAPRTTEVAEALCSARDLTLRRPNGSLAVSGLTLDLHAGEIVALAGVDGNGQSEFMRCLAGMERPSAGVVECLGESTEAGSWSPALLRRRGVSHIPEDRRRFGIVAQMTLMQNYLLGNQERPGLFRWGLLRAGRLSDLVAQRLSEFEVRAPGPTAPMRTLSGGNQQKMVLARELDYAPKVLLAAHPSRGLDIKTIRFVHRSLDRARAEGMAVLVQSSDIDEIMAIADRLIVFSGGRVFGPAPCESVSRNQLGAWIAGQEEMPW; via the coding sequence ATGAGCGTCCCCTCCCCTGATGACGCGTTCATCGCGCTTCGCGGTGTATCCAAGCGCTTCGCCTCTGTCGTGGCCAACCGCTTGGTCGACCTCTCCGTGAGGCGTGGAGAGATCGTGGCCCTGGCTGGCGAGAACGGCGCCGGCAAGTCCACGATCGTCAATATGCTTTCGGGCCTGATCGAGCCGGACGAGGGGACGATCCTGCTGGAGGGCATACCCGCCCGCCTCAACTCCCCCTTGGCTTCGGTCGAGGCGGGCATCGGCACGGTACACCAGCATTACATGCTGGTGCCGACGCTGTCGGGTCTCGACAACATCGCCCTCCAACTGGGCGAACTCGGCCGCGGGCGTCTCGACCGGGCGGGCCTTGCGCGGCGCGTGGCGGAAGTCTCCGGCGCGCTCGGCTTCGACATCGAACTTGACCGCAGGATCGACAGTCTCGATGTGGCGCAGCAGCAGCGCATCGAAATCGTCAAGGCGATGATGCATCGCGTCAAGCTACTGATCCTCGACGAACCCACCGCAGTGCTCGGCGCCGACGACAAGCGCCATCTGTTCGACACCATCCGACGGCTCAGGGAACACGGCACCTCCGTGATCCTCATCACCCACAAGCTGGAGGACATTTTCGCCGTTGCCGACCGGGCTGTAATCATGAAGGCCGGAAGCGTGGTCGCGCAGGCGGATGTCGAAGCGCTGACCCCGGCGGCGATCGTGGGCCACATGGTGGGCGCCAGTGATGTTCAGGAAGCCGAAGCCATCGTAAAGGGCTTCGGCCGTGCACCCCGGACGACGGAGGTTGCCGAGGCGCTCTGTTCGGCGCGGGACCTGACCTTGCGCAGGCCCAACGGGTCGCTGGCCGTCTCCGGCCTGACGCTTGACCTGCATGCCGGCGAGATCGTCGCGCTCGCCGGCGTCGATGGCAACGGGCAGAGCGAATTCATGCGATGCCTTGCCGGAATGGAGAGGCCGTCGGCGGGAGTGGTCGAATGTCTTGGCGAGAGCACCGAAGCCGGGTCCTGGAGCCCGGCTCTCCTCAGGCGTCGGGGCGTCAGCCATATTCCCGAAGATCGCAGGCGCTTCGGCATCGTCGCGCAGATGACCCTGATGCAGAACTATCTGTTGGGAAACCAGGAACGGCCGGGCCTCTTCAGGTGGGGCTTACTTCGCGCAGGACGGCTTTCTGATCTGGTGGCGCAGCGCCTGTCGGAATTCGAGGTTCGCGCACCCGGTCCGACGGCGCCGATGCGCACCCTGTCCGGCGGCAACCAGCAGAAGATGGTGCTGGCACGCGAACTCGACTATGCGCCCAAGGTGCTCCTGGCCGCGCATCCCTCGCGCGGCCTCGACATCAAGACCATAAGGTTCGTCCACCGCAGCCTGGACCGGGCGCGCGCCGAAGGGATGGCGGTGCTGGTCCAGTCGTCCGACATAGACGAAATCATGGCCATAGCGGACAGGCTGATCGTGTTTTCCGGCGGGCGCGTTTTCGGACCTGCGCCATGCGAGTCCGTGAGCCGCAACCAGCTCGGCGCATGGATCGCCGGCCAGGAGGAGATGCCATGGTGA